In Clostridia bacterium, the genomic window CTGTTGGCGCAAGCCGTCAAAGCCTTGTATCCCACGGCCAAATTGGTGGAAAGTCCCGCGACGAAGGACGGCTTCCGCTGCGACGTGGCTTTTGCGATGGAGCCGGAGGACGGGTTGCTGGGGCGATTGGTGGATGAGATGAAGAATATCGTCGAAGCCGACCTCGCCATCGAGCGTGAGGAGATGAGCCGTACCGCCGCCATCAAGATAATGCGCGGATACCGCGAATACTATAAGATACAAATCATCGAAGCGTTGCCCAAGGGTACGCGCGTAGCCATATATAAGTTCGGCGATTTCGAGGACTTGACGGCGGGACCGCACCTGTCGCATACGGGGCAGATAGTGGACTTCGCGCTGAAATCCGCGAAGCGCGTGGACCGCGTGTGGCGGATAGAGGGCGCGGCGTTCCCCGCAAAGGTCAAGGCGCAACCCGTGGAAAGACGAGGAAAAGCGAAAACGTACGGCGTGAGAGCGCCGTTGGTGAGAAAAAAATAAAGGGCGAATGAAGTGAACCCCATTTAGGACACTCAACAAAAAAGGTCCTACGAATACTTCCTATGGTA contains:
- a CDS encoding TGS domain-containing protein — translated: MFVTTKRGKTEYLTPVTPMQVALDMGSEAVEKTICAVVDCEVVDMDYVIDRDCTLELLDIADERAQVVYQHTAAHLLAQAVKALYPTAKLVESPATKDGFRCDVAFAMEPEDGLLGRLVDEMKNIVEADLAIEREEMSRTAAIKIMRGYREYYKIQIIEALPKGTRVAIYKFGDFEDLTAGPHLSHTGQIVDFALKSAKRVDRVWRIEGAAFPAKVKAQPVERRGKAKTYGVRAPLVRKK